A single window of Butyricicoccus intestinisimiae DNA harbors:
- a CDS encoding ABC transporter ATP-binding protein, with protein MGVILETNQLCKFYGTGENQVKAVNHVNIQIQQGEFVAIVGKSGSGKSTLLHMLGGLDTPTSGSVILSDKDLYSMKEDQLAVFRRRKIGFVFQAFNLVSSINVWENIVLPLGLDGKKVDKAYVNDIITTLGLKHRIHNLPNTLSGGQQQRVAIARALVNRPEILFADEPTGNLDSKTSDEVIALLKMSAKKYGQTIVMITHDDEIAQVADRILVIEDGQVVDFN; from the coding sequence GTGGGCGTGATATTAGAAACGAATCAGCTTTGCAAATTTTATGGGACGGGGGAAAATCAGGTCAAAGCCGTCAATCATGTGAATATCCAGATTCAACAGGGAGAATTTGTCGCCATTGTCGGAAAATCCGGCTCCGGAAAAAGTACCCTGCTGCATATGCTGGGCGGGCTGGATACACCAACCAGCGGCAGCGTGATCTTGTCTGACAAGGACCTGTATTCCATGAAGGAGGATCAGCTTGCCGTTTTCCGGAGAAGAAAGATCGGATTTGTATTTCAGGCATTCAATCTGGTATCCTCCATCAATGTGTGGGAAAATATCGTTCTTCCGTTGGGGCTTGACGGAAAAAAAGTGGATAAAGCTTATGTCAATGATATTATCACCACACTGGGTCTTAAACACCGGATTCATAATCTTCCGAATACCCTCTCCGGAGGACAGCAGCAGCGCGTTGCGATTGCAAGAGCCTTGGTAAACAGACCGGAGATTTTGTTTGCGGACGAGCCAACCGGAAATCTTGATTCCAAGACAAGTGACGAGGTGATCGCGCTGCTGAAAATGAGCGCAAAAAAATATGGACAGACGATTGTAATGATTACCCATGATGATGAGATCGCGCAGGTTGCTGACCGTATTTTAGTCATCGAGGATGGACAGGTGGTGGATTTCAATTGA